CTGGAGGGATTAATTAATGGCCATATTTAGGAGATATACACCAATTCCTTATAATAGAGCAGGGGAGGATAGAAAAAGACATATAGAATTAGTTAAAAAATCAATAAAAAATAATTTAGTAGATGTGCTATTACAAGAAGATATATCTATACAAAAGGAAAATAGAAAAATAAAGGTACCAATAAAAGCTATTAAGGAATATGAGTTTATTTATTCACATAAAAGGTCTTTTATAGCAGCAGGAGAAGGAAATGAAAAAAAGGGACAAAGGATAGAATTAAATAGGGCATGGCAGGAAGGGACAGGAATGGGAGCAGGACAGCTAGAAGGTGAAGATATATTTGAAACTGAAATAACTATGGAAGAAATATTTCAGAGCATGTTTGATGATTTAGAACTTCCCAACCTAAAAGAAAAAAAATTTAAAAAAATATTGAATAATAACCTAAAAAAGAAAAAAGGATTTAAAAGATATGGTATATTCCCCAGGTTATCTAAGAGAAGAACTGCTATAGAAAGAATAAAAAGGAAACAAGCTACTAAAAAGATATTAAGAAGGGATATAATTGAAAGATTTCCATTTAAAAAAGAAGATTTAAGATATAGTAAAGTTAAGTTTAGAAAAAATAAAGAATATAATGCTGTAATAATATTCATAATGGATACGTCTGCTTCAATGGATCAAATGAAAAAATATATGGCTAGATCATTTTTCTTTATGATATATAAATTTATAAAAATGAAGTATGAGGAAGTGGATATATGTTTTATATCTCATTCAACTATAGCAAAAGAAGTTACAGAAGAGGAGTTTTTTCATAAAGTTGAATCAGGAGGAACTTATATATCAAGCGGATATAAAAAAGCACTAGAAATAATAAATTCAAAATATAATCCTCAAATATATAATATATATATATTTCATGCTAGTGATGGAGATAACTGGAGTGAAGACAATGATAGAGCTGTAAAAGTAGCTAAGGAATTAAGTGATATATGCAATTTGTTTGGATATATAGAAATAATGGGATATGGATATTCTAATGGTATTAGAAATAAATACTTAAAGGAAATAGAAAAGGAGAATTTTATACCTTTAAATATTGAAAAAAAAGAAGATCTTTGGAAGGTTTTAAAACACATATTAAAACAAGAAATTAGGGGGAGCGAAGGTGGAACATAAATTAGGGGACTTAAAATATTGGAGTAATGAAATAGAAGATATTGCAAAAAAATTAGGTCTTGATTGCTATGAGCAAGAATTTGAAATAATAAATTATAATGAAATGCTTTGCTATGAAGCATATTTAGGAATGCCTTCTAGATATCCTCATTGGAGTTTTGGTAAAAATTATGATAAGTTAAGAACACTGTACCAATACAATATAATTGGAATCCCTTATGAAATTGTGATAAATTCAAATCCCTGTATAGCCTATTTAATGAAAAATAACCCATTATCTCTTCAAATACTTACTATGGCACATGTATATGGACATAATGACTTTTTTAAAAACAATAGAATTTTTAAAGAAAATATAGAAGGAGAAAAAGTTTTAGATACTTTTAAAAACAACTCAAAACTTATAAGAGAGTATGCAGATGATTTTAATATAGGAAGAAAAAAGGTAGAAAGAGTTTTAGATATAGCACGTTCCATAGGCTTTCAAGAAGAATTAATTACACATATAATAAATAACTCTAAATTAGAAAAATGGGAAAGAGATATTTTAAAAATCGTAAAGAAAGAAAGTATGTATTTTACTTCTCAAATAGAGACTAAAATAATAAATGAAGGTTGGGCCTCCTTTTGTCATTATAAAATAATAAAGCTTTTAGATTTACCTAAAGATTATTTTATGGATATTATAAAAATTCATAATAGGGTTATAGCACCGATAATAGGAAAATTAAATCCTTATAATATAGGTTTTAATTTATTTAAATCTATAGAAAATAAGTATGGAATAAAGAAAGTTTTTGAGTCAAGAGAAGTAGAAAGAGACGAATCTTTTATAAGAAAATATTTAGATGAAGATTTATGTTTAGATTTAAATTTATATCAATATGGTTGCTATGATGGAGAAACTGTTATAGAGGGAACAATTAAAGATGTAGGGCTTGAAGGTATAAAAGCTACATTATGCTTAAATTGTGGAATGAATACACTTCCTAATATAATTATAAAAGATTACGATGATGATACATTAATATTAAAACAACAATACGATATAAGAGAATTAAATATAGAGTATGCAAAGGAAACTTTGAAAAATATTACAGAAATATCAAATAAAAATGTAATATTAGAAACTGTAGAAAATGGAGAAAAAGTTTCAATAATGTGTAATTTAAATAAAGAAATTGTATATAAATAAAATGGCTAAAAACTTTTAGTTTTTAGCCATTTTATTTATTCCCTTATCTGTCCATTACCATAAATTATATATTTTGTAGTAGTTAACTGAGTAAGTCCCATAGGACCTCTAGCATGAAGTTTTTGTGTACTTATTCCTATTTCTGCGCCAAATCCAAATTCACTGCCATCAGTGAATCTAGTAGAAGCATTTACATATACAGCAGCAGCGTCAACTTCATTTAAAAATCTTTGGGAGTTAGTATAGTTCTCAGTAATAATTGCCTCAGAATGTTTAGTTCCATGTTCATATATATGATTTAAAGCTTCATCTAAGGAATCTACTATTTTAATAGATAAAATTAAATCTAAATATTCGGTATCCCAATCTTCATCAGTGGCTTTAGATATAGAGCATAGTATTTTTTCATCTTTAATAGAATTTTTAACTACATCTAATGATTTTTCGCAAAGTTTAAGTTCTACTCCGTATTTATTAAGTTCTTTTACCATGTCAGGAAGGAAAGTGCTTGCTACATTTTTATGAACTAGTAAAGTTTCCATAGCATTACAAACACCAGGTCTTTGAGTTTTTGCATTTATAACTATATCTTTTGCCATTTGCAAATTAGCGGAGTCATCTATGTAAGTATGACATAGTCCAACTCCCGTTTGAATTACAGGAACAGTAGAGTTTTTAACTACATTGTCAATTAATCCCCTACCTCCTCTAGGAATAAGAACATCTATATATTCATTTAGTTTAAGCATTTTATTTACTATTTCTCTATCTGTAGTTTCAATAAGTTGGACAGTACCCTCTGGCAGTCCACTTTCTATAGCAGATTTTTCTAAAATTTCTCCAATAGCTTTATTTGTATTTATAGCCTCAGAGCCACCCCTTAGGATTACAGCATTACCTGATTTAAGACAAAGAGCAGTTGCATCAACTGTTACATTAGGTCTAGCTTCATAAATTATACCTATAACACCTAGAGGAACTCTCTTTACACCAATATTAATGCCATTTGGTCTTTTCCACATATTTAAAACTTCACCTACTGGGTCTGAAAGTTCTGCAACCTCTATGAGTCCATTAACCATATTGTTTACTCTTTTTTCGTCTATTAAAAGTCTATCCAAAAGGGCCTTAGAAAGTCCTTTTTCTTTTCCTTTTTCCATATCAATTTTATTTGCTTCTATGATTTTATCCATATTTGCTTTTAAATCCTCGCCCATTTTATGAAGAGCTTTATTTTTAAAAGTAGAGTCTATTGAGGATAGAAATCTAGAAGCTTCTTTAGCCTTTTTACCTTTATTAATTAAATATTTATTTAAATCTTCCAAAGTATTACCTCCTAAAAATTATTATTTGATTGCATTAAACCATGTACCAATTTCTTTTCCTTCAACTATATTTTGAAGAATTTCGTTTTTAGAGCCATCTACGATTAACATTGGTATACCTGCTGAAGTAGCTATTTTTGCTGCTTTTATTTTTGTAGCCATACCACCAACACCGCGATTAGATCCTACTCCACCAGCACAGGAAACAATATCCTCTGTTATTTCTTCAACAAAATTTATCAATTTGGCATCAGTATTTTTTCTTGGATCACAATTATATAATCCTTCTATATCAGACATTAAAATTAATAAATCTGCTTTAACTAATTTAGCAACAAAGGCTGAAAGAGTGTCATTATCTCCAACTTTGATTTCATCTACCACTACAGCATCATTTTCATTTACTATAGGTATAACCCTTTTATTTAAAAGTGCATTAAAAGTATTTGTAGCATTACAGCTTCTAACTTCATCTACCATATCCTCTTTAGTTAAAAGTATTTGACCAATAGTTTTACTATATTCAGCAAAGATTTTTTCATAGGTATGCAAAAGCACTCCTTGGCCTACAGCAGCAGCAGCTTGTTTTTCAGGAATACTTTTAGGTTTTGCTGGTAATCCAAGCTTTCCAACACCTGCTCCTATAGCACCAGAGGATACTAAAATAACGTTATATCCTCTATTGTGTAAATCTGCTAGTTGACGAACTAAATGTTCAATATGAAATAGATTTAAAAGACCATTTTCATAAGTTAAAGTAGAAGAACCAACCTTTACAACTATATTTTTTACATTTTTAAAATATTCTTTTCTATTAAACTGTACACTTTCCATGATAAACCCCCTTTGTAATGAATAATGAACAATGAAGAATGAATAATTATGGATATTTTTTCTCCATTGGCATTTCGAAAAAATTTTAATTATATAAAATTTTACGTTTATATAAATCTAAACTCTTCAATCTTAATTCTTAACTAAAATAGCGATGTTTAGCGAAGCAAACAAGCCTACAAAATAAAATTTAAGATTTTCTGTAGCAAAGCGGAAGAAAATCCTCCTGAATTATTCATTGTTCATTATTAGTTGTTCATTAACTAAGCGTATTAGATGATATAATAATATATATTTTATATATTTTATATATTCTATTATATTTAAAGATTATACATAAGTCTATATTTGCAATTTATAAAATAAAAAATTAGGTATAAAGGAGAAAAAACTATGAATTTAAAGACAAGATTTTTAAAAGTTGACAAATTGCCTTATGAAAATGGAATAATTACTGGAAAGGAAATGAGTATTCCCATTAAAAAATATAGTGAGAAATTTAAACATTTATTAGATGATAAAAATATTATGAAAAAATTAGATACTATAAGTAAAAAACTTGAAGAGAGATTTCCTATTTATTTAGAAGAAGTATATGGAAGGGCAAAAGGTGCAGGTATAGAGGAAAAATTATATCTTCTTTTAATGTGTGCAGAAATCTTAGGAGAAGGGGTTGGATGTACATCTATCGTTTATAGAAGAAAAAATGGTTCTTATATAATAGGACATAATGAAGATGATGAATACAGGGGTAACCCATCATATATAACTACTTGTATAAAAGATAATGGTCATTGGTTTACTACTTATGACTATTTTAATATGCCTTTTGGAAATGCTTTTAGTTATAATAGTAGTGGAATAATAAAAACTATTAATTATTGCCATAGTGAAGAAGCAAATTTAGAAGGTATTCCAAGATATTTTATACAAAGACACATAACAGAGGCAACATCCATAGAGGATTTTATAAAAAGATGCAATATTGAAGATAGGGCATCGGGCTTTCATGCTATAGCTTTAGATTCTAATAAAAATATAGCGGTATCTGTAGAGCTAACTAAAGATGATATAAGTGTAAAAGAAATAAAGGATTATTATGCTCATACAAATCATTATGTACATGAAAAATTTAAAAATAGAAAAATACAACAGGGAAGCACTACAATGTTTAGATTGGAAAAGGCTTATGAGCTTTTAAAAGATAAAATTAAAACAAAAGGAGAAAATATAGAAACAGAGGATTTTAATGATATACTAGATTACAGAGGAAAATCCTATGAAGATTCAATATTAGCTTTAAAAAGTGAACCTAATTTTACCTGTTCTAGAATTGTTTTTGATAGTACAATTAAAGACAAGGTATTCTTGAAATTTTTTAATTTAGATGAAATTTTTTATTTGAATTATAATATTTAGCAAACAAATTTATGTAAAGGTAGGTGAAAATCGTTATAATTTTTAATTATAACGCTAATAATGTTTGATAGTCATATTCATACAAGTTTTTCAACAGATAGTAAAATGACTTTAGATGAGGTTTTAGAAAAATCTAAAAAGGAAAATATAGGTGTAATATTAACGGAACATTTTGATTTAAAATCTCTATCTCCTGAAGAGTTTATATTTGATATAGAGGATTATTTTGAACAGTATGCACCATATAGAAATGAAAAACTCTTATTAGGTTTAGAAATGGGCATGAGACCTGATTGTATAGAAGAAAATAAAGAGATATCTAAGAAATATGATTTTGATTTTATTTTAGGTTCTGTGCATTTAGCAGAACATGAAGATATATATTATGATATATATTCTGAAGAATTTTATAAAGGAAGGAACAAAAAAGAAGTTTATAATAATTATTTAGAGCATATGTTACAATGCGTTAAAAACTATGACTTTGTAGATGCTTTAGGACATATAGATTACATATGTAGATATGCAAGGTATGAAGATACAGAGCTTTATTATGATGAATATGAAGAAATATTAAATGAGATATTTAAAGAATTAAGTTTAAAAGATAAGGCGTTAGAAATAAATACAAGAAGATTAGGAGATAAAAATACTCATAAACCTCTTTTTCAAATATATAAAAACTTTAGAAAACTAGGTGGAAAGTATGTAACTATAGGGTCTGACTCCCATAGAGATATAGATATAGGTAGCAACTTTAAGGTAGCAAGAGAATTAGCTGAAGAAAGTGGACTTAAGCTAATTTATTATAAAAATAGAAAACCTGAATTTATCTAATACTTAGAAATCTGTTTATGAATTTTTAATTATAAAGGAGGATATTTTATGACTTTTGAAGAAAAACTAGGTAAGGCAATTGATCTTATAAAAGAAAAAGGAGCATTTTTAACTATAAAAGATGGAAACAAAGTAAATACTATGACTATAGGTTGGGCAAATATAGGATATCAATGGAGAGTGCCTGTTTTATCAGTTATGGTAAGAGAATCTAGATATAGTCATGAGTTAATAGAAAAGGCCTCAGAGTTTACTGTAAGTATACCTATGAACGATAAATTGAAAAAAGAATTGGCCTTTTGTGGAAGCAAATCTGGAAGAGATGTAGATAAAATTAAAAAATGTAATTTAAAATTAGAAAAAGGAAGAAATGTTGAAACACCTATAATAGATAATTGCGAAATGCATTTTGAATGTAAGATAGTGTATAAAGAGGCAATGAGTGAAGAGAATTTATCAAAGGATATAAAAGAAAAATTTTATAAGGACGGAAATTATCATACTTTCTACTATGGAGAGATATTGGATTGTTATATAAAATAACATTTAAAGGGGTAAAATATTAATATGATTGAAAAACCATTAGCAGATAAAATAAGACCAAAAACCTTAGATGAGGTTTTTGGTCAAAAGCATATTCTTGGACAGGAAAAAATATTAAGAAGAATAATAAGTTCTGAAAAACTCACTAATATGATATTTTATGGACCGCCAGGAACTGGGAAAACCACAGTGGCAAATATTATTGCAAATAAAACAAATAAAACTTTATATAAATTAAATGCCACTAATGCATCACTATCAGATATAAAAAGTATAATAGGAGATTTAGATAGTTTCATGGGAATGCGGGGAGTGGTATTATATTTAGATGAAATTCAGAATTTTAATAAAAAACAGCAACAATCATTATTAGAATTTATGGAAAAAGGTCAAATAACCTTAATAGCTAGCACCACAGAAAATCCATATCATTACATATATAAAGCTATATTAAGTAGAGCTACTATTTTTGAATTTAAACCACTTTTAAAAGAAGATATATTAAAGGGTCTAAAAAGAGCTTTAGATATTTTAAAAAAAGAGGATTTTAAAAATACATATATAGATTTTTCAAAAGAAGCATTAGAATATATTGCTAATGTTAGCAATGGGGACTTAAGAAGAGCATTAAATGCGTTGGAACTTTGTGCGTATTCTACTAAACCTACAAAAGAAAATAAAATAATTGTAGATTTACAAGTGGCTATGGAGTGTACTCAAAGGAAAGTGTTAAATTATGATAAATTTGGAGATAGTCATTATGATATAATAAGTGCCTTTCAAAAATCCATTAGAGGAAGTGACCCAGATGCATCTATTCACTATTTAGCAAGACTTATAGAGGCAGGAGATTTAATATCTATTTGTAGAAGACTTTTGGTTATAGCTAGCGAAGATATAGGTTTAGCCTATCCCAGTGCAATATCCATAGTAAAAAGCTGTGTAGATTCTGCCATGCAATTAGGTTTGCCAGAAGGAAGAATCCCACTAGCTCAGGCTACTATACTTTTGGCAACTTCTCCCAAATCAAATTCCTGCATAGAAGCTATAGATAAGGCATTAATGGATATAAGAAATAAGGACGTAGGAGATATACCAAGTCATATAAGAGATTCACACTATAGTGGTGCTGAAAGTTTAAACAGGGGTAGAGGATATAAATATCCTCATAACTATTCAAATAATTATGTAAAACAACAATACCTTCCTGAAAATATAAAAGATGTTGTTTATTATAAACCAGGTAAAAATAAAATGGAAGAAAAAATACTAAATTACATTAGATATATAAATAAGGAATATTAATAATTTTATAGTTGACAAGAACACTCGGATTTGATATTATAAGATTGAAAGTTTAGTAAAGTAGTAGACTTTCATCGGTAACTAGTGAGGTGATTAGATGAAGTTATCTACAAAAGGAAGGTATGGCGTAAGAGCTATGATGGATCTAGCTCTAAATTATGGAGATATACCTATATCTATAAAAAGTATTTCAGAGAGACAAAATATATCAGAGTATTATTTAGAACAATTATTTGCTAGTTTAAGAAAGGCAGATTTAATAAAAAGCATCAGAGGAGCACAGGGAGGATATTTATTAAATAGGGAACCTAAGGATATAACTGTTGCAGAAATTATAGAAACCTTAGAAGGACCTGTGGAATTATCTAATTGTGTATCACAAGGAGAATGTGAAAATATGGATTCTTGTTCCACAAGACTATTATGGATGAGAATTAAAGAAAGTATTGAAAATGTAACAAAAACTACTACACTCCAAGATATGGTAGATGACTATTATAAATTGAATAGGTGTAAAGGAAAGGGGAAATAAAAATGGATAGAAAAGTTGTATATATGGATTATTCAGCAACTACATATACAAAGCCAGAGGTTTTAGAAGAAATGATTCCTTATTTTACAGGAAAATTTGGAAATCCCTCTTCAAAATTTTATTCAATATCTCAAGATCCAATTGAAGCTATTGATACTGCAAGACAAAGAGTAGCTAAAGCTATTAATGCAGAAAAAGATGAAATTTATTTTACTAGTGGAGGTTCAGAAGCGGATAACTGGGCAATTAAAGGAGTAGCTTTTGCTAATAAAAATAAAGGAAATCATATAATAACCACAGCTATAGAACATCATGCAGTAATTCATAGTTGTGAATTCTTAGAAAAAAACGGTTTTGAAATAACATATTTACCAGTTAATGAAGAAGGATTAATTAGTTTAGAAGATTTAAAAAATGCTATAAAAGATAATACAATTTTAGTAACTATAATGTTTGCTAATAATGAAATTGGAGCTATTCAACCTATAAAAGAAATTGGTGAAATATG
This window of the Clostridium cochlearium genome carries:
- the yhbH gene encoding sporulation protein YhbH, which gives rise to MAIFRRYTPIPYNRAGEDRKRHIELVKKSIKNNLVDVLLQEDISIQKENRKIKVPIKAIKEYEFIYSHKRSFIAAGEGNEKKGQRIELNRAWQEGTGMGAGQLEGEDIFETEITMEEIFQSMFDDLELPNLKEKKFKKILNNNLKKKKGFKRYGIFPRLSKRRTAIERIKRKQATKKILRRDIIERFPFKKEDLRYSKVKFRKNKEYNAVIIFIMDTSASMDQMKKYMARSFFFMIYKFIKMKYEEVDICFISHSTIAKEVTEEEFFHKVESGGTYISSGYKKALEIINSKYNPQIYNIYIFHASDGDNWSEDNDRAVKVAKELSDICNLFGYIEIMGYGYSNGIRNKYLKEIEKENFIPLNIEKKEDLWKVLKHILKQEIRGSEGGT
- a CDS encoding SpoVR family protein; translated protein: MEHKLGDLKYWSNEIEDIAKKLGLDCYEQEFEIINYNEMLCYEAYLGMPSRYPHWSFGKNYDKLRTLYQYNIIGIPYEIVINSNPCIAYLMKNNPLSLQILTMAHVYGHNDFFKNNRIFKENIEGEKVLDTFKNNSKLIREYADDFNIGRKKVERVLDIARSIGFQEELITHIINNSKLEKWERDILKIVKKESMYFTSQIETKIINEGWASFCHYKIIKLLDLPKDYFMDIIKIHNRVIAPIIGKLNPYNIGFNLFKSIENKYGIKKVFESREVERDESFIRKYLDEDLCLDLNLYQYGCYDGETVIEGTIKDVGLEGIKATLCLNCGMNTLPNIIIKDYDDDTLILKQQYDIRELNIEYAKETLKNITEISNKNVILETVENGEKVSIMCNLNKEIVYK
- a CDS encoding glutamate-5-semialdehyde dehydrogenase, with the translated sequence MEDLNKYLINKGKKAKEASRFLSSIDSTFKNKALHKMGEDLKANMDKIIEANKIDMEKGKEKGLSKALLDRLLIDEKRVNNMVNGLIEVAELSDPVGEVLNMWKRPNGINIGVKRVPLGVIGIIYEARPNVTVDATALCLKSGNAVILRGGSEAINTNKAIGEILEKSAIESGLPEGTVQLIETTDREIVNKMLKLNEYIDVLIPRGGRGLIDNVVKNSTVPVIQTGVGLCHTYIDDSANLQMAKDIVINAKTQRPGVCNAMETLLVHKNVASTFLPDMVKELNKYGVELKLCEKSLDVVKNSIKDEKILCSISKATDEDWDTEYLDLILSIKIVDSLDEALNHIYEHGTKHSEAIITENYTNSQRFLNEVDAAAVYVNASTRFTDGSEFGFGAEIGISTQKLHARGPMGLTQLTTTKYIIYGNGQIRE
- the proB gene encoding glutamate 5-kinase, with translation MESVQFNRKEYFKNVKNIVVKVGSSTLTYENGLLNLFHIEHLVRQLADLHNRGYNVILVSSGAIGAGVGKLGLPAKPKSIPEKQAAAAVGQGVLLHTYEKIFAEYSKTIGQILLTKEDMVDEVRSCNATNTFNALLNKRVIPIVNENDAVVVDEIKVGDNDTLSAFVAKLVKADLLILMSDIEGLYNCDPRKNTDAKLINFVEEITEDIVSCAGGVGSNRGVGGMATKIKAAKIATSAGIPMLIVDGSKNEILQNIVEGKEIGTWFNAIK
- a CDS encoding C45 family peptidase is translated as MNLKTRFLKVDKLPYENGIITGKEMSIPIKKYSEKFKHLLDDKNIMKKLDTISKKLEERFPIYLEEVYGRAKGAGIEEKLYLLLMCAEILGEGVGCTSIVYRRKNGSYIIGHNEDDEYRGNPSYITTCIKDNGHWFTTYDYFNMPFGNAFSYNSSGIIKTINYCHSEEANLEGIPRYFIQRHITEATSIEDFIKRCNIEDRASGFHAIALDSNKNIAVSVELTKDDISVKEIKDYYAHTNHYVHEKFKNRKIQQGSTTMFRLEKAYELLKDKIKTKGENIETEDFNDILDYRGKSYEDSILALKSEPNFTCSRIVFDSTIKDKVFLKFFNLDEIFYLNYNI
- a CDS encoding histidinol phosphate phosphatase, whose translation is MFDSHIHTSFSTDSKMTLDEVLEKSKKENIGVILTEHFDLKSLSPEEFIFDIEDYFEQYAPYRNEKLLLGLEMGMRPDCIEENKEISKKYDFDFILGSVHLAEHEDIYYDIYSEEFYKGRNKKEVYNNYLEHMLQCVKNYDFVDALGHIDYICRYARYEDTELYYDEYEEILNEIFKELSLKDKALEINTRRLGDKNTHKPLFQIYKNFRKLGGKYVTIGSDSHRDIDIGSNFKVARELAEESGLKLIYYKNRKPEFI
- a CDS encoding flavin reductase family protein; its protein translation is MTFEEKLGKAIDLIKEKGAFLTIKDGNKVNTMTIGWANIGYQWRVPVLSVMVRESRYSHELIEKASEFTVSIPMNDKLKKELAFCGSKSGRDVDKIKKCNLKLEKGRNVETPIIDNCEMHFECKIVYKEAMSEENLSKDIKEKFYKDGNYHTFYYGEILDCYIK
- a CDS encoding replication-associated recombination protein A, which codes for MIEKPLADKIRPKTLDEVFGQKHILGQEKILRRIISSEKLTNMIFYGPPGTGKTTVANIIANKTNKTLYKLNATNASLSDIKSIIGDLDSFMGMRGVVLYLDEIQNFNKKQQQSLLEFMEKGQITLIASTTENPYHYIYKAILSRATIFEFKPLLKEDILKGLKRALDILKKEDFKNTYIDFSKEALEYIANVSNGDLRRALNALELCAYSTKPTKENKIIVDLQVAMECTQRKVLNYDKFGDSHYDIISAFQKSIRGSDPDASIHYLARLIEAGDLISICRRLLVIASEDIGLAYPSAISIVKSCVDSAMQLGLPEGRIPLAQATILLATSPKSNSCIEAIDKALMDIRNKDVGDIPSHIRDSHYSGAESLNRGRGYKYPHNYSNNYVKQQYLPENIKDVVYYKPGKNKMEEKILNYIRYINKEY
- a CDS encoding RrF2 family transcriptional regulator yields the protein MKLSTKGRYGVRAMMDLALNYGDIPISIKSISERQNISEYYLEQLFASLRKADLIKSIRGAQGGYLLNREPKDITVAEIIETLEGPVELSNCVSQGECENMDSCSTRLLWMRIKESIENVTKTTTLQDMVDDYYKLNRCKGKGK